A DNA window from Hordeum vulgare subsp. vulgare chromosome 1H, MorexV3_pseudomolecules_assembly, whole genome shotgun sequence contains the following coding sequences:
- the LOC123442660 gene encoding NAC domain-containing protein 48-like, translating into MSGGGGGSAATQGQQDLQLPPGFRFHPTDEELVMHYLCRRCAGLPISVPIIAEVDLYKFDPWQLPRMALYGEKEWYFFSPRDRKYPNGSRPNRSAGTGYWKATGADKPVGSPKPLAIKKALVFYAGKAPKGDKTNWIMHEYRLADVDRSARKKNSLRLDDWVLCRIYNKKGASERPSAGDRAGKASPGHAAVGSPPEQKPALLPPYAPPPFSDLAAYYEVRPSDSMPRAHADSSCSEHVLTASCERPEVQSQPKISDWERTFASTAPGVNPAAGLPAGDPLLQDILMYWGKPF; encoded by the exons AtgagcggcggaggaggaggatcgGCGGCCACGCAGGGGCAGCAGGATCTGCAGCTGCCGCCGGGCTTCAggttccacccgacggacgaggagCTGGTGATGCACTACCTCTGCCGGCGGTGCGCCGGCCTGCCCATCTCCGTGCCCATCATCGCCGAGGTCGACCTCTACAAGTTCGACCCATGGCAGCTCCCAA GAATGGCTCTGTACGGCGAGAAGGAGTGGTACTTCTTCTCCCCGCGCGACCGCAAGTACCCCAACGGGTCGCGGCCGAACCGGTCGGCCGGCACGGGGTACTGGAAGGCCACCGGCGCCGACAAGCCGGTGGGCTCGCCCAAGCCCCTGGCCATCAAGAAGGCGCTCGTCTTCTACGCCGGCAAGGCGCCCAAGGGCGACAAGACCAACTGGATCATGCACGAGTACCGCCTCGCCGACGTCGACCGCTCCGCCCGCAAGAAGAACAGCCTCAGG TTGGACGACTGGGTGCTGTGCCGGATCTACAACAAGAAAGGCGCCTCGGAGAGGCCGAGCGCCGGCGACCGGGCCGGCAAGGCGAGCCCCGGGCACGCGGCCGTGGGCTCGCCGCCGGAGCAGAAACCGGCCCTGCTCCCGCCATACGCGCCGCCACCGTTCTCGGACCTGGCGGCGTACTACGAGGTGAGGCCGTCGgactcgatgccgcgggcgcacgCGGACTCGAGCTGCTCGGAACACGTGCTGACGGCGTCGTGCGAGCGGCCGGAGGTGCAGAGCCAGCCCAAGATCTCCGACTGGGAGCGAACGTTCGCCTCCACCGCCCCGGGCGTCAACCCGGCGGCGGGGCTGCCGGCCGGCGACCCGCTCCTCCAAGACATCCTCATGTACTGGGGCAAGCCTTTCTGA